A stretch of Triticum aestivum cultivar Chinese Spring chromosome 1D, IWGSC CS RefSeq v2.1, whole genome shotgun sequence DNA encodes these proteins:
- the LOC123181303 gene encoding CDPK-related kinase 3, with amino-acid sequence MGQCYAKNIHADGGDGGEGGGGTTTISVSASAAAAVQEEPAGERATGGRRSGRPSPAGTPRSRAGVTPARTSAAAAGSPWAASPLPEGIAPSPATSASTPRRFFRRPFPPPSPAKHIKASLVRRLGHRSPAATSAQAPPAKPPQEAPIPEQGAGGGGGEEELDKSFGYDRHFAVKYELGKEVGRGHFGHTCLARARKGDMRGQVIAVKVISKAKMTTAISIEDVRREVKILKALSGHSNLVKFYDACEDALNVYIIMELCEGGELLDRILSRGGRYTEDDAKVIIKQILSVVAFCHLQGVVHRDLKPENFLFSTRDEHSPMKLIDFGLSDFIRPDERLNDIVGSAYYVAPEVLHRSYSTEADMWSVGVITYILLCGSRPFWARTESGIFRSVLRADPNFDDSPWASISPEAKDFVKRLLNKDYRKRMTAAQALSHPWLRDECCPVPLDMLVFKLVKAHLRSTPFKRAALKALSRAITEDELIYARAQYNLLQPSSQDGRICIENFRMALLQNSTDAMKESRTLDILSALEPLAYRRMDFEEFRAATISPYQLEASSMWDEIASTAFECFEQEGNRVITIEELAQEMNLSSAAYSIVRDWIRPSDGKLSFIGYTKFLHGLTMRSSNARRHH; translated from the exons ATGGGGCAGTGCTACGCCAAGAACATACACGCGGACGGCGGGGATGGGGGCGAGGGTGGCGGAGGGACGACCACCATCTCGGTCTCGGCGTCTGCCGCGGCTGCCGTCCAGGAGGAGCCCGCCGGCGAGAGGGCCACGGGAGGGAGGCGGAGCGGCAGGCCGTCGCCGGCGGGGACGCCGCGCAGCAGGGCGGGGGTGACGCCGGCCAGGACTTCGGCGGCGGCCGCGGGGAGCCCCTGGGCCGCCAGCCCGCTCCCCGAGGGCATCGCGCCGTCCCCGGCGACGTCCGCGTCCACGCCCAGGCGCTTCTTCCGCCGCCCGTTCCCTCCGCCGTCCCCGGCCAAGCACATCAAGGCGTCGCTGGTGCGCCGCCTCGGCCACCGCTCCCCGGCTGCTACCTCTGCGCAGGCGCCGCCCGCTAAGCCGCCGCAGGAGGCCCCGATCCCCGAACaaggggccggcggcggcggaggagaggaggaGCTCGACAAGAGCTTCGGCTACGACCGCCACTTCGCGGTCAAGTACGAACTGGGAAAGGAGGTGGGTCGCGGCCACTTCGGCCACACCTGTCTCGCGCGTGCCCGCAAGGGGGACATGAGAGGTCAAGTCATAGCTGTCAAGGTCATCTCCAAAGCCAAG ATGACAACAGCAATATCTATTGAGGATGTGCGTAGAGAGGTGAAAATTCTGAAAGCTTTATCTGGGCATTCAAATCTTGTGAAATTTTATGATGCATGTGAGGATGCCCTTAACGTCTACATCATCATGGA GTTGTGTGAAGGTGGGGAGTTGTTGGACAGAATCTTGTCCAG AGGTGGGAGGTACACTGAGGATGATGCTAAAGTTATCATCAAACAGATATTAAGTGTAGTTGCTTTCTGCCATCTTCAGGGTGTTGTTCATCGTGATCTTAAGCCAGAG AATTTCCTATTCAGTACTAGAGATGAACATTCTCCTATGAAGCTCATCGATTTTGGCCTCTCTGATTTTATAAGGCCAG ATGAAAGGCTGAATGACATTGTTGGTAGTGCATACTATGTTGCTCCAGAAGTCCTACATAGGTCATATAGCACAGAAGCAGACATGTGGAGCGTAGGTGTtatcacttatatcttgctgtgtGGTAGCAGACCATTCTGGGCACGCACTGAATCAGGAATTTTCCGCTCTGTGCTGAGAGCTGATCCTAATTTTGACGATTCACCATGGGCATCAATATCTCCTGAAGCTAAAGACTTTGTCAAAAGACTTCTTAACAAGGATTACAGAAAAAGAATGACTGCTGCACAGGCACTCT CTCACCCCTGGTTGCGAGATGAGTGCTGCCCAGTCCCTCTGGATATGCTAGTTTTTAAGCTGGTTAAGGCGCATCTTCGTTCCACACCTTTCAAACGGGCAGCATTAAAG GCTCTGTCTAGAGCAATAACAGAAGATGAGCTTATCTATGCCAGAGCACAGTACAACTTATTACAACCAAGTAGTCAAGATGGTCGAATATGTATTGAGAACTTCAGGATG GCTCTTCTACAAAACTCCACTGACGCTATGAAAGAATCTAGAACTCTTGATATCTTAAGTGCG TTGGAGCCGCTTGCATATAGGAGAATGGACTTTGAGGAGTTCCGTGCGGCGACTATCAGCCCTTACCAACTTGAAGCTTCGTCTATGTGGGACGAAATAGCGAGCACCGCATTTGagtgctttgagcaggaaggcaaCCGTGTTATCACAATTGAGGAGCTAGCTCAG GAGATGAATCTTTCTTCTGCGGCGTATTCTATCGTCCGCGACTGGATTAGGCCATCAGATGGGAAGCTTAGCTTTATAGGCTACACCAAATTTTTGCATGGATTGACTATGCGAAGCAGCAACGCGAGGCGCCATCACTGA